The DNA region GCCCCCGTTCCCAGGATGAGCCACGCGGCGATCGTCGCCGCGACCGTCACGCCCAGGAGCTTCAGCATCGGGGCCCCCTCACCGTCACCGCGCCTCCACGAACTTCGAGAACCGAGCCATGAAATCCGACAGGAGCTCCCGGACCTTCGCATCGACGAGCTTTCCTTCGGGGTCGAAGACCTTGCCGGCCTCCGACACGTAGAGCTGACTCCCCGACCAGGCGCGGGTGCCGAGCGCGCGCAGGACGGGGAGCCACGCCGTCTGGGCGAGCCGCGTCCCCGCCCTCCCGGGCGTCGCACCCATGATCGCCACCGGCTTGTCGCCGAAGACGCGCGGGATGTCCTTCGACGGCCGCGAGAGCCAGTCCATCGCGTTCTTGAAGACACCGGGGATCGAGCTGTTGTACTCCGGGGTGACGAGGAGAATGCCGTCCGAGGTGGCGAGATGGTCCTTGAGCGCCGTGACCGCGGCTGGAAGACCCTGAGCGCTCTCCACGTCGCCGTCGTACAGGGGGATGCCGGCGATCGACGCGATGTCCACCTGCGTCCCCGCGGGAGCCAGCCCCGCGGCCGCGCGCAGGAGCGCCGTGTTGTACGACCCCTTCCGCAGACTTCCCGAGATGCCCACAATGCGCGCCATGGCGCGCATGATGACACGATTCGGATGGTCGCGGTCACTCCCCCGCTCCGCCCCTGCTAGACTCACGCGCCATGACGAGCCCGCGCGCCGCCGCGGCGATCCCCGCCGTCCTGCACATCAACACCGAGCCGACCTGGCGCGGGGGGGAGAGCCAGGCTTTCAATTTGATGGTGGGGCTGCGCGCGCTCGGCGGGCGCGTCGGCGTGGCGGCGATCCCCGGAAGCGCCCTCGCGGCGCGCTGCCGCGAGGCGGGGATCGAGACGTACGAGGTCGGCATGGCCGGGGACCTCGACGTGGGCGGCGCCTCGCGCATCGCGCGCCACGCCGCCGCCCACGGATACGCGATCCTGCACGCGCACACGGCCCGCGCCCACGCCATGGGGCTCCTCGCGCGCCTGTTCGGCGCGAGGGCGCGGCTCGTCGTCCACCGCCGCCTCGACTTCCCGGTCTCGCGCGGGATCGCGGGGCGGCTCAAGTACCGGACCGCGAGGGTGGACCTCTTCCTCGCGGTGGCGGAGATCATCCGGGAGATGCTCGTCGACGCGGGGGTCCCTGAGGAGAAGGTCCGGGTCGTGAACTCCTCGATCGACGTCGCCCGCTTCGCCGCCGCGCGCGCGCGGCGCGCCGAGCTGCGCCCCGAGGTCCGCCGCGAGCTTTCGCTCCCGGCCGACGCGATCGTCGTCGGCAACGTCGCGCACCTCGCGGGGCACAAGTCCCAGGCCGATCTGATTGCCGCGATGCCGAAGGTGATCGCGGCGGTCCAAAGCGCCCGCCTCGTCATCGTCGGCGACGGCGCGGAGCGCTCGGCCCTCACGGCGCAGGCGGCCTCCCTCGGCCTCGCCGACCGGATCCACTTCACGGGATTCCGCGACGACGTCCCGCGCCTTCTCACCGCCTTCGATCTCTTCGCGATGTCGTCGCGGCTCGAGGGGTTCTGCAATTCGGTGCTGGAGGCCTTTGCCGCCGGAGTGCCCGTCGTCGCGACGCGCGCGGGCGGGCTCCCCGAGATGGTGAAGGACGGCGAGACGGGGCTC from Acidobacteriota bacterium includes:
- a CDS encoding glycosyltransferase family 4 protein, whose product is MTSPRAAAAIPAVLHINTEPTWRGGESQAFNLMVGLRALGGRVGVAAIPGSALAARCREAGIETYEVGMAGDLDVGGASRIARHAAAHGYAILHAHTARAHAMGLLARLFGARARLVVHRRLDFPVSRGIAGRLKYRTARVDLFLAVAEIIREMLVDAGVPEEKVRVVNSSIDVARFAAARARRAELRPEVRRELSLPADAIVVGNVAHLAGHKSQADLIAAMPKVIAAVQSARLVIVGDGAERSALTAQAASLGLADRIHFTGFRDDVPRLLTAFDLFAMSSRLEGFCNSVLEAFAAGVPVVATRAGGLPEMVKDGETGLLSPVGDPEALAGRLVRLASDGPLASKVAEGGRRLVEAEYTVERMVEKTIEAYAAIPTRD
- a CDS encoding NAD(P)H-dependent oxidoreductase, with amino-acid sequence MARIVGISGSLRKGSYNTALLRAAAGLAPAGTQVDIASIAGIPLYDGDVESAQGLPAAVTALKDHLATSDGILLVTPEYNSSIPGVFKNAMDWLSRPSKDIPRVFGDKPVAIMGATPGRAGTRLAQTAWLPVLRALGTRAWSGSQLYVSEAGKVFDPEGKLVDAKVRELLSDFMARFSKFVEAR